Proteins encoded by one window of Candidatus Zixiibacteriota bacterium:
- the recN gene encoding DNA repair protein RecN, with protein MLRKIKILDLALVANAELEFDNGMSVLTGETGAGKSVIVTALSLALGGRADREYIRHGAEQSVIEATFDVSLMSPEYKKEYEDFISEDSLTVYREISRDGNSKIKINGKNSTLNQLKAVTYPVAEILGQHANQMLMDEDNHLHFLDNFAALHDIRHTVADAYFAWKKSASELADIIAKREQLTKERELLLFQKNEIEKGQIRLGEEEELIREKKILDSARSLMTSASLVQEIIENEENSISSLISLAQKELDKMADIDSKLESKVRELTDVAYQIEDLRTFIEQYGSSIEDNPERIEEINLRLDEIYSLKKKYGGSEQSILDSLGIIRDKLAGGPPDVNSYIDQLTKKTQQLFDTYCRHALSLTDTRRKAADYLQKLVVKELKELAIDNGGFQVEFVYEDDPQGVIINGRAVKPGAGGLETGRILFSANPGEPLKSLVKTASGGEISRVLLALKSAEKKNNKLTHSLLVFDEVDSGIGGQTAIEVGKKLKRLSSDNQLIVVTHLHQIAREADHHYVAEKVTGMSRRAVIKVQRLDPEGIEKELARMVALP; from the coding sequence ATGCTAAGAAAGATTAAAATCTTAGACCTCGCCCTCGTCGCCAATGCCGAACTCGAATTCGACAACGGCATGTCAGTGTTGACCGGCGAAACCGGCGCCGGGAAATCCGTAATCGTCACCGCCCTGTCTCTTGCCCTCGGCGGACGGGCCGATCGCGAGTATATCCGCCACGGCGCTGAACAGAGCGTTATCGAAGCCACCTTCGATGTCTCCCTCATGTCCCCTGAATACAAGAAGGAGTACGAGGATTTCATATCCGAAGACTCGCTGACAGTGTATCGCGAGATATCCCGCGACGGTAACTCGAAAATCAAAATAAACGGCAAAAACTCCACCCTGAACCAGCTCAAAGCGGTTACCTATCCGGTCGCCGAAATTCTCGGCCAGCACGCCAACCAGATGCTCATGGATGAGGATAACCACCTGCACTTCCTCGACAACTTCGCCGCCCTGCACGATATCCGACACACCGTCGCTGATGCCTACTTCGCCTGGAAAAAGAGCGCCTCGGAACTGGCAGATATTATCGCCAAACGCGAACAACTCACAAAAGAACGCGAACTTCTGCTCTTCCAGAAAAACGAGATCGAAAAGGGACAAATCCGGCTCGGCGAAGAAGAAGAGCTTATCAGAGAAAAAAAGATTCTCGATTCGGCTCGAAGTCTCATGACTTCGGCCTCCCTCGTACAGGAAATCATCGAAAACGAAGAAAATTCCATTTCATCGCTGATCTCGCTCGCGCAAAAAGAACTCGACAAGATGGCGGACATCGATTCCAAACTCGAGTCCAAAGTCAGAGAACTCACCGATGTGGCCTATCAAATCGAAGATCTCCGGACCTTCATCGAACAGTACGGCTCGTCTATCGAAGACAACCCTGAGCGTATCGAGGAAATCAACCTGAGGCTCGATGAAATCTACAGCCTGAAGAAGAAATATGGCGGCTCCGAGCAATCGATTCTCGACTCTCTTGGAATAATAAGAGACAAGCTGGCCGGCGGTCCCCCGGATGTAAACAGTTACATCGATCAACTGACAAAGAAGACTCAGCAGCTATTCGATACCTACTGCCGGCATGCCCTCTCTTTGACCGACACTCGAAGAAAAGCTGCTGATTATCTGCAGAAACTCGTGGTCAAGGAGCTGAAAGAACTGGCCATCGATAATGGCGGCTTCCAAGTCGAGTTCGTCTACGAGGATGACCCGCAGGGGGTGATTATCAACGGCCGGGCGGTCAAACCGGGAGCCGGCGGCCTGGAAACCGGAAGAATACTATTTTCGGCCAACCCGGGTGAACCCCTCAAGTCTCTGGTAAAGACCGCCTCTGGCGGAGAGATATCCCGCGTCCTTCTGGCCCTCAAATCCGCGGAAAAGAAAAACAACAAACTTACGCATTCACTCTTGGTCTTTGATGAAGTCGACTCGGGAATCGGCGGGCAAACCGCCATCGAAGTCGGCAAAAAACTGAAACGACTGTCTTCCGACAATCAGCTTATTGTCGTCACTCACCTGCATCAGATTGCCCGGGAAGCCGATCATCATTATGTCGCGGAAAAAGTGACCGGGATGAGCCGGCGCGCCGTCATCAAAGTACAACGACTCGACCCCGAAGGCATCGAAAAAGAACTGGCCCGCATGGTCGCCCTGCCTTAG
- the dnaG gene encoding DNA primase, with protein MIPQETIEQIRQASDIVQVINEYIRLKKRGRNYQALCPFHTEKTPSFNVSPDKQIFHCFGCGKGGNVFTFLMEHEKMSFIETVKHLARKANIPIREERTDDFKRELLDRINYANQTALEYFQKTLERPKYASVRDGYLRNKRNISDEAVEFFKLGLAGDEWDGLLNHAARKEISPEDLEKAGLALKSETKGNYFDRFRYRLMIPIFNLSQKPIAFGGRTLKKGEPAKYVNSPETAMYIKGNVLYGLNSAKDAIRDSNSVFVVEGYFDLISLWQIGVRNVVASSGTAFTAQQARLLARFAGEVYLFFDADSAGRTAALRSVDSLYDAGLEVKIIVPPEGEDPDTIARKFGRDKIDELQHDAMQFVPYRIKDFDRETAGIIGKEKLVKEFATIGSKIGDPTRRSLFFSEAADLMGVDAAVFQRDIVQSGPEQATVRAKKHNAIEMGFLSLLFSNPGTIDSIFEKISPEDFDSRELARLYGAIANQYREIGVVDAKKLVDNIADERFISLVTEVASTVWEEDKIEPETRRFVKLILEEKSKRIRSRLQKELAKAESEGNQQKADEILQELRTFGLDAKKD; from the coding sequence ATGATTCCGCAGGAGACTATAGAACAAATCCGGCAGGCCAGCGACATCGTGCAGGTGATCAATGAATATATCCGTCTGAAAAAGCGCGGCCGCAACTACCAGGCCCTTTGCCCCTTCCACACCGAAAAAACCCCCTCGTTCAACGTCTCCCCCGACAAACAAATATTCCACTGCTTCGGATGCGGCAAAGGCGGTAACGTCTTTACGTTTCTGATGGAACACGAAAAGATGTCTTTCATCGAAACGGTCAAACACCTCGCGCGAAAAGCCAATATCCCCATTCGTGAAGAACGCACCGATGATTTCAAGCGCGAACTGCTCGATAGAATCAATTACGCCAATCAAACCGCTCTCGAATATTTCCAGAAAACACTCGAACGCCCCAAGTACGCGTCGGTTCGCGACGGTTATTTGAGAAATAAAAGGAATATCTCCGACGAAGCCGTTGAGTTTTTTAAACTGGGTCTGGCCGGCGACGAGTGGGATGGGCTGTTAAATCACGCGGCGCGCAAAGAAATCTCACCGGAGGATTTGGAAAAGGCCGGACTTGCGCTGAAGTCCGAAACTAAAGGCAATTACTTCGACCGCTTCCGCTACCGCCTGATGATTCCCATCTTCAATCTCAGCCAGAAACCGATAGCTTTCGGCGGACGCACACTCAAAAAGGGCGAACCGGCGAAGTACGTAAACTCACCCGAAACTGCCATGTATATCAAAGGCAATGTCCTCTATGGACTCAATTCCGCCAAAGATGCCATTCGTGACAGTAACTCGGTTTTCGTCGTCGAGGGCTACTTCGATCTCATCTCGCTTTGGCAGATCGGTGTTCGCAATGTTGTCGCCTCGTCGGGAACGGCCTTCACGGCGCAACAGGCCCGCCTGCTGGCTCGCTTTGCGGGAGAAGTTTATCTGTTTTTCGACGCTGACTCGGCCGGCCGCACCGCCGCCCTCCGCTCGGTCGACTCCCTTTACGATGCCGGACTCGAAGTCAAAATCATTGTGCCGCCCGAAGGCGAAGACCCGGATACTATCGCCAGAAAGTTCGGCAGAGACAAAATCGATGAACTTCAACACGACGCCATGCAGTTCGTACCCTATCGAATCAAAGATTTCGACCGGGAGACAGCGGGAATCATAGGCAAGGAAAAACTGGTCAAAGAGTTTGCGACCATAGGCTCCAAAATCGGTGACCCCACCCGGCGCTCGCTCTTTTTCTCCGAGGCCGCCGACTTGATGGGTGTGGACGCCGCCGTCTTCCAAAGAGACATCGTACAATCCGGCCCGGAGCAGGCCACCGTCAGGGCAAAAAAGCACAACGCTATCGAGATGGGATTTTTGTCGCTGCTGTTTTCCAACCCCGGAACCATCGACTCCATCTTCGAGAAAATATCCCCCGAAGACTTCGATTCCCGCGAACTGGCCAGGCTCTACGGCGCCATAGCCAATCAGTATCGCGAGATTGGCGTTGTGGACGCCAAAAAACTGGTCGATAACATAGCTGATGAACGCTTCATTTCACTCGTAACAGAGGTAGCCTCGACCGTGTGGGAGGAAGACAAGATCGAACCCGAGACGCGTCGATTCGTTAAGCTCATTTTGGAAGAAAAATCGAAGCGCATACGAAGCAGGCTGCAAAAGGAACTGGCCAAAGCCGAATCCGAAGGTAACCAGCAGAAAGCCGACGAAATACTGCAGGAACTCAGGACGTTTGGATTAGATGCTAAGAAAGATTAA
- a CDS encoding heavy metal-binding domain-containing protein: protein MIITTSEHIAGKKVVKTIGLVRGNTIRARHIGRDIAALFRNIVGGEINEYTKLISESREQAIDRMVEDAKAQGANAIIMARFSTSEMMQGAAELLAYGTAVIIEDE from the coding sequence ATGATCATAACTACCAGTGAGCACATCGCCGGGAAAAAAGTCGTAAAGACCATCGGCCTTGTCAGAGGCAATACCATCCGCGCCCGGCACATCGGACGCGACATCGCCGCCCTTTTCCGCAACATTGTCGGCGGTGAAATAAACGAGTACACCAAGCTCATTTCGGAATCACGGGAACAGGCCATCGACCGCATGGTTGAAGACGCCAAAGCGCAAGGAGCCAACGCTATCATAATGGCCCGCTTCTCTACTTCGGAAATGATGCAGGGCGCCGCGGAACTTCTGGCCTACGGAACCGCTGTAATTATCGAAGACGAATAG
- a CDS encoding endonuclease MutS2, with protein MNEHTLNILEFPKVISLIRGKCLTPFGASEVSGFVPMYDPTAIRQRQSEISQMKDIINFGTPFPLYRLEDCTEEIRQSTVEGIFLEPKQILTIGNLVSVSIEIERYDKDNRDNFPLIAEYLNKIRAFPELKTDIHKAIDETGEVKDTASRKLKEIRSELVAGRQKIINRLEQILGKQTKQAGWQDDIVTMRNERYVIGIPTSQYRGDMGILHDRSQSGATFYVEPQETVELNNRINMLYQEERQEIIRILKTLTTEIGRRAEALLENIRLIGKLDSFHAAGTFSNAIKGNRPTIIDRPDFDLRNVRHPLLIMQFTDAAKVVANNIALDDSRQGILITGPNTGGKTVALKTIGLSILMAQAGLHISADELSEVGIFEDIFADIGDEQSIELSLSTFSSHVRNIISGLNAASDKVLLLYDEIGAGTDPKEGAALAESIILHALDRGAKLIVTTHYSQLKTLAMEYPQIENASLEFDRQTFAPTYKLRLGLPGSSYAIEIAGRLGMPPSICTRASSLLGTGEKSLDSLIDSLEQELADLKKNQREREERLRNVEQLESLYKSQTEHLKKEVESEKKKALEETRSFLEQTRKDIERLVADIRTSGASDETVKKFHHQLRRGEDAVRRMLRESQPKVTPHTSFEKGDRVEIISLNQKGEISEMVGKDKARIKVGNVFTVVELRNLKKTDFQAESDFPRSSATSYQSEEEPAGTEIDLRGMTGDEAIEALERFLDQAIVSGLHHAYVIHGKGTGALRRKLTDYLKSHPDVASMRLGNWNEGGAGVTVIRLKG; from the coding sequence ATGAACGAACACACGCTCAACATTCTGGAATTCCCCAAAGTCATATCGCTCATCAGGGGAAAATGCCTCACCCCTTTCGGGGCCTCAGAGGTATCCGGCTTCGTTCCTATGTACGATCCGACCGCCATACGACAGCGACAGTCCGAAATATCGCAAATGAAAGATATCATTAATTTCGGCACCCCCTTCCCCCTGTACCGCCTCGAAGACTGCACGGAGGAAATACGGCAATCGACCGTCGAGGGCATCTTTCTCGAACCAAAACAGATTCTTACAATCGGTAATCTGGTCAGTGTCTCTATCGAGATCGAAAGGTACGATAAGGATAACCGCGACAATTTCCCGTTGATTGCCGAGTACCTGAACAAGATCAGGGCTTTCCCGGAGCTGAAAACGGATATTCACAAAGCTATCGATGAAACCGGCGAGGTCAAAGATACCGCCTCTCGCAAACTCAAGGAGATCCGTTCCGAGCTGGTAGCCGGCAGACAGAAAATCATCAACCGGCTGGAGCAGATACTCGGCAAACAGACCAAACAGGCCGGCTGGCAGGATGATATTGTCACCATGCGCAATGAGCGTTATGTGATCGGCATCCCCACCAGTCAGTACCGGGGCGACATGGGTATACTGCACGATCGCAGTCAATCCGGCGCGACGTTCTATGTCGAACCACAGGAAACTGTCGAGCTCAACAACCGCATCAACATGCTATACCAGGAAGAGCGCCAGGAAATAATACGCATATTGAAAACCCTTACGACCGAGATTGGACGCCGCGCGGAGGCTCTTCTGGAAAATATCAGGCTGATCGGCAAGCTCGATTCTTTTCACGCCGCCGGCACCTTTTCCAATGCGATAAAAGGCAATCGACCGACTATTATCGACCGCCCTGATTTCGACCTGCGCAATGTCCGTCACCCGCTGCTGATAATGCAATTCACCGACGCCGCAAAAGTCGTCGCCAACAATATCGCGCTCGATGATTCCCGCCAGGGTATTTTGATAACCGGCCCGAACACCGGCGGCAAAACTGTAGCCCTTAAAACGATCGGGCTGAGTATCCTAATGGCTCAGGCGGGCCTTCACATTTCCGCCGACGAGCTCTCCGAAGTCGGCATTTTTGAAGACATTTTCGCTGATATCGGCGATGAGCAGTCTATCGAACTTTCTCTCTCCACTTTTTCATCGCATGTCAGAAATATCATAAGCGGGCTGAACGCCGCTTCGGATAAGGTCCTCTTGTTGTACGATGAAATTGGAGCCGGAACCGATCCAAAAGAAGGCGCGGCTCTGGCTGAATCGATAATCCTGCACGCTCTTGACCGCGGCGCGAAACTAATCGTCACCACCCATTACTCCCAGCTCAAGACACTCGCGATGGAGTACCCCCAGATCGAAAACGCCTCGCTCGAGTTTGACCGTCAGACCTTTGCCCCCACCTACAAACTGAGACTTGGCCTGCCGGGATCCTCATACGCCATCGAGATCGCCGGTAGACTGGGTATGCCGCCATCGATCTGCACCCGGGCCTCATCCCTTCTCGGAACTGGTGAAAAATCTCTCGATAGCCTGATTGACTCCCTCGAACAGGAGCTGGCCGACCTCAAAAAGAATCAGCGAGAACGCGAGGAAAGACTCAGAAACGTTGAGCAACTCGAGTCCCTGTACAAATCACAGACAGAGCATCTCAAAAAAGAAGTGGAATCGGAAAAAAAGAAAGCTCTCGAAGAAACCCGCTCTTTCCTCGAACAGACCCGAAAAGATATCGAACGCCTCGTTGCCGATATTCGCACCTCCGGCGCCTCCGATGAAACGGTAAAGAAGTTCCATCATCAACTTCGCAGAGGTGAAGACGCTGTCAGGCGAATGCTGCGCGAATCACAACCAAAAGTCACACCACACACCTCGTTCGAAAAGGGTGATCGCGTCGAGATTATTTCCCTCAATCAGAAAGGGGAAATCTCGGAGATGGTCGGCAAGGACAAGGCACGTATAAAAGTGGGCAACGTCTTCACGGTTGTCGAGCTGAGAAACCTGAAGAAAACTGACTTTCAGGCAGAATCGGATTTCCCGCGGTCCAGCGCCACCTCATACCAATCCGAAGAGGAACCGGCCGGCACGGAAATCGACCTGAGAGGAATGACAGGTGATGAAGCTATCGAGGCCCTGGAAAGATTTTTGGACCAGGCTATTGTCAGCGGTCTCCATCACGCTTACGTTATACACGGCAAAGGGACCGGCGCGCTGAGGCGCAAGCTTACCGACTACCTGAAAAGTCACCCGGATGTCGCATCCATGAGGCTGGGTAACTGGAACGAAGGCGGCGCCGGCGTAACCGTCATAAGGCTCAAAGGCTGA
- a CDS encoding sulfatase-like hydrolase/transferase, with amino-acid sequence MKLSTRPSLSKYLPSRPFVIIASVYIAGMVFFTVFRLLFLTNFAEYVSDEPLSEVLRAFLIGARFDQMIVLLALAPLILLLPWVKTASKAIRRTLIAYLTVVFSFFTLLLLTDIRFYKFFDSHLNFLAAEYLGDGNMAGNLIVTDPEFYRSLLVWLVITLLLLATLWLILRISRRVENRRSLSNQIVYFVLFFCLAVLGIRGRISLAPMDWGIAYFSQNRFLNQLALNGIYTLGRNLTEQNRDPRLSYLPRQNRFPFVDPHDALLATQKMLETDKDEWLDPDSSLLRLTRQNPNAYGFQPNVVIILSESWSAHLTSSLSGKRSLTPNFDRLATNGMLFDHFYASGVRTNFGIAATLCSFPSIPGRSIMKRYDARHPFVSLSEILDTRGYRNVFVYGGDLAFDNMEGFLREKKFHEFHGDKQLGRNLYFSKWGIPDHVLFEKAATLVDSLPRPFQMTILTLSNHEPWDLPDSTVRRYFDSEDSSKIFNSQIYADHSVGIFFDLMEDKTVSDSTVFVFVSDHNRIGPTRFILETDYFHIPLLIYSPALIGDSAVRVGAYGSQTDILPTLMGLLGDDYVHASWGRDIFGLPEKDSGFAVMNVGSRIAYIDNDYFYAEDLGLIYGFGTRRTRALQKGWFGDVTLEQLGVIGENPGSPPWTQVYLAMLDQSTRYNVMHVLNRFALIDQGYLYLQGTGGSVDSTLRELGVGQSAAKFEVLPDELLWARDRLRKYVQTAEQLSFPVEK; translated from the coding sequence ATGAAACTCTCGACCCGACCATCGCTGAGCAAATATCTCCCCTCCCGGCCCTTCGTGATCATCGCATCCGTGTACATCGCCGGTATGGTCTTCTTCACCGTCTTTCGACTACTGTTTTTAACCAACTTTGCCGAATACGTCAGCGACGAACCGCTATCGGAAGTCCTCCGCGCCTTTCTGATAGGCGCCCGCTTCGACCAGATGATTGTTCTGCTGGCGCTGGCCCCACTCATTCTGCTTCTCCCCTGGGTCAAAACGGCAAGCAAGGCGATACGCCGAACCTTGATTGCATACCTGACGGTCGTGTTTTCCTTCTTCACTTTGCTTCTGTTGACCGACATCCGTTTCTACAAGTTCTTCGATTCGCACCTGAACTTTCTGGCTGCGGAATATCTTGGCGATGGCAACATGGCCGGCAACCTGATTGTCACCGACCCGGAATTTTATCGATCGCTCTTAGTATGGTTGGTTATCACCCTGCTGCTTCTGGCGACGCTGTGGCTGATTCTCAGGATTAGCCGCCGCGTTGAAAACCGCCGCTCCTTATCGAACCAGATAGTTTACTTTGTCCTGTTTTTCTGCCTGGCAGTCCTGGGTATCCGCGGACGAATAAGTCTGGCCCCGATGGACTGGGGAATCGCCTATTTCAGCCAGAACCGCTTTCTCAATCAACTGGCCCTAAACGGCATTTATACTCTCGGCCGCAACCTTACTGAGCAGAATCGTGACCCCAGGCTGTCATACCTGCCCCGCCAGAACCGTTTCCCTTTTGTCGACCCGCACGATGCTCTGCTTGCGACGCAGAAGATGCTGGAAACAGACAAGGATGAATGGCTCGATCCCGACAGCTCGCTGCTGCGCCTCACCCGCCAGAATCCCAACGCTTACGGATTTCAACCTAACGTAGTAATAATTCTCTCCGAAAGCTGGTCGGCACATCTCACAAGCTCGCTCTCCGGAAAACGCAGCCTGACGCCCAATTTCGACCGCCTCGCGACAAACGGCATGCTGTTTGATCATTTTTACGCCAGCGGCGTTCGCACCAATTTCGGCATCGCCGCCACCCTCTGCTCATTTCCTTCCATCCCCGGGCGATCTATCATGAAACGCTATGACGCCCGCCACCCGTTCGTGAGCCTCTCGGAAATCCTCGATACCCGCGGCTACCGAAACGTTTTTGTCTACGGCGGGGATCTGGCTTTCGATAATATGGAAGGCTTTCTCAGAGAGAAAAAATTCCACGAGTTTCACGGAGACAAACAACTCGGCAGGAACCTCTACTTTTCCAAGTGGGGAATTCCGGATCATGTCCTGTTTGAAAAAGCAGCAACTCTCGTCGACTCACTCCCCCGACCGTTCCAGATGACCATACTGACTCTCTCCAACCATGAACCCTGGGATCTCCCCGACTCTACCGTAAGGCGCTATTTCGACAGCGAAGACAGCTCTAAGATATTCAACAGCCAGATATACGCCGACCATTCCGTGGGAATATTCTTCGACCTCATGGAGGATAAAACTGTCTCCGACAGCACAGTCTTTGTATTCGTCTCCGATCACAACCGAATCGGACCAACGCGGTTCATCCTCGAGACAGATTACTTTCACATTCCACTTCTTATCTACTCACCGGCGCTCATCGGCGACAGCGCCGTACGAGTGGGAGCTTACGGTTCGCAAACAGATATCCTCCCCACCCTGATGGGGCTATTGGGCGATGACTACGTCCATGCCAGCTGGGGACGCGATATTTTCGGACTGCCCGAAAAAGACAGCGGATTCGCGGTGATGAATGTTGGCAGCAGGATAGCGTATATTGACAACGACTACTTCTATGCCGAAGACCTCGGCCTGATTTACGGCTTTGGAACACGGCGCACCCGGGCATTACAGAAGGGATGGTTTGGAGATGTAACGCTGGAACAGCTTGGGGTCATCGGAGAAAACCCCGGCAGTCCCCCATGGACGCAGGTCTATCTTGCCATGCTCGACCAGTCTACTCGATACAATGTCATGCACGTTCTTAACCGATTCGCCCTGATAGACCAGGGATATCTGTATCTTCAGGGTACTGGCGGGTCAGTCGATTCCACATTGCGGGAGCTGGGAGTCGGACAATCTGCGGCGAAGTTCGAGGTGCTGCCCGATGAATTGTTGTGGGCCAGGGACCGACTTCGAAAGTACGTTCAGACAGCCGAGCAACTCTCCTTTCCGGTCGAAAAGTGA
- a CDS encoding RNA polymerase sigma factor, with protein sequence MNLTKEIVEMETDAALVMDIKSGNKTALGKLVERHKKLAYRLALGLVGNKDDAHDISQEAFLRVYRSANTYDIEQPFLPWFYTIISNLCRTWLRRRSHRDNKIVDVDDASFLLVDCRTPEDSLQTKEEIRCLRQALMDLPFDDREIITLQHFRGMSYDEIAKLLSIPKGTVMSRLYYARKKLGKLMRQYYD encoded by the coding sequence ATGAATCTTACGAAGGAAATAGTTGAAATGGAAACGGATGCCGCTCTGGTCATGGATATCAAATCCGGCAATAAAACCGCTCTTGGAAAACTGGTCGAGCGGCACAAGAAATTGGCTTACCGGCTGGCATTGGGACTGGTGGGCAATAAAGACGACGCCCATGACATCTCGCAGGAGGCCTTCCTCAGAGTATACCGAAGCGCCAACACCTACGATATCGAACAGCCGTTCCTCCCCTGGTTCTATACCATCATTTCAAATCTGTGCCGTACCTGGCTACGTCGTCGCTCTCACCGCGACAATAAGATCGTCGATGTTGACGATGCGTCGTTTCTGCTGGTCGACTGCCGGACGCCCGAAGACTCCCTTCAAACAAAAGAAGAGATCAGGTGTCTCAGGCAGGCGTTGATGGATCTCCCGTTCGACGACCGGGAGATCATAACGTTGCAGCACTTTCGGGGCATGTCATACGATGAGATAGCGAAGCTCTTGTCGATCCCGAAGGGTACGGTTATGTCGCGACTTTATTACGCCCGCAAAAAGCTGGGAAAGCTGATGAGGCAGTATTATGACTAA
- a CDS encoding zf-HC2 domain-containing protein, translated as MTKDKRELLAGYVDGELSDEQRVAFEQALLTDPELRAELEEFRKLKEVTSMVRYADLPPEVWDSYWQDLYRKLERGVGWILFSLGAIVLLSFGLFQFFSQLYIDPEVPIWIKIGVTALAVGSVILLVSFVRERLFAYKRDRYREINR; from the coding sequence ATGACTAAAGACAAACGCGAACTTCTGGCAGGCTATGTCGACGGAGAGCTCAGCGACGAGCAGAGAGTTGCGTTTGAGCAAGCACTTCTGACGGACCCTGAGCTCAGGGCGGAGCTGGAAGAGTTCAGAAAACTCAAGGAGGTAACAAGTATGGTGCGCTACGCCGACCTTCCCCCGGAGGTCTGGGATAGCTACTGGCAGGACCTGTACCGAAAACTGGAGCGCGGAGTGGGCTGGATATTATTCTCCCTTGGCGCCATTGTACTGTTGTCTTTTGGCCTTTTTCAATTCTTCTCACAGTTGTATATTGATCCCGAGGTACCGATATGGATCAAAATAGGCGTTACGGCCCTTGCTGTCGGCTCCGTAATCTTGCTGGTCTCATTCGTTAGAGAACGACTGTTCGCCTACAAACGAGACCGCTATCGGGAGATTAATAGATGA
- a CDS encoding aromatic amino acid ammonia-lyase, protein MAIVLDGSGLTIEKLVRIARYNEEVSLHPDAVARIKKCRAMLEKKIEAKEIMYGVNTGIGEFSEVVLDDEQVKQFQKYLVYNHSAGIGDPAPIEYVRGAMAARINVHAHGNSGVRPEVTQTLVDMLNKGVTPFVCQKGSVGACGDLAPMSQIALLMMGEGQAYYKGELLDGKVALDRAGIAVPGLKTRDGLAVINGSNVLTAMSAILLYDANRWFKQAEIAAAMSLEALKANMKPYTPKLHEVRGFAGAVRSAKAIGKLVKGGDLAEGRMKCKVQDAYSMRSTPQVIGAAHDALQYARSQVEIELNGVGDNPIFFPDENLQLSGANFQGSPVSVPMDMIGACITMVSVMSERRMNRLNNPALSVGLPPFLTKGAGMFSGLMLCQYTADSLIVEQRILSTPASIHSIPAAADQEDFVSMGMNTAIKNAQILDNAYGVLGIEFLAAAQALDFREYKFGDGVTKAKEVVRRHVDFLDIDRPLYPDNTAMKNLVKSCEILEEVEKVVGPLE, encoded by the coding sequence ATGGCTATAGTTTTAGACGGCTCCGGTCTGACGATAGAGAAGTTGGTCAGAATCGCGAGATACAATGAAGAGGTTTCGCTGCACCCCGATGCTGTTGCGCGCATCAAGAAATGCCGCGCTATGCTCGAGAAGAAGATAGAGGCCAAAGAGATCATGTACGGTGTCAACACGGGTATAGGCGAGTTCTCGGAGGTGGTTTTGGATGACGAGCAGGTCAAGCAATTCCAGAAATACCTGGTTTATAATCATTCGGCGGGCATCGGAGATCCGGCGCCAATCGAGTATGTGCGAGGCGCTATGGCTGCCAGAATTAATGTTCACGCTCACGGCAATTCGGGAGTTCGCCCGGAGGTGACCCAGACTCTGGTTGACATGCTGAACAAGGGAGTGACGCCCTTTGTGTGCCAGAAGGGATCGGTGGGGGCGTGCGGCGACCTGGCGCCAATGTCGCAGATTGCGCTGCTGATGATGGGAGAAGGCCAGGCATATTACAAAGGGGAACTTCTCGATGGTAAGGTCGCTCTGGACAGGGCAGGCATTGCTGTTCCCGGTTTGAAGACACGCGACGGACTGGCGGTGATCAATGGTTCAAACGTGCTGACAGCAATGAGCGCTATCCTTTTGTATGATGCCAACCGCTGGTTCAAGCAGGCCGAGATAGCGGCGGCTATGTCTTTGGAAGCGCTCAAGGCCAACATGAAACCGTATACGCCCAAGCTTCATGAGGTACGCGGGTTCGCGGGAGCTGTCAGGAGCGCGAAAGCAATCGGGAAACTGGTAAAGGGCGGCGATCTGGCCGAAGGTCGGATGAAGTGCAAGGTTCAGGATGCTTATTCGATGCGTTCGACGCCGCAGGTTATCGGAGCCGCACATGACGCGCTTCAATATGCCCGTTCGCAGGTTGAAATCGAACTGAATGGCGTGGGTGACAACCCGATTTTCTTCCCGGACGAAAATCTGCAGTTATCGGGAGCCAATTTTCAGGGAAGCCCGGTGTCGGTACCGATGGACATGATTGGCGCCTGTATCACGATGGTGAGCGTGATGTCGGAGAGGCGGATGAACCGCCTGAACAATCCGGCCCTGAGTGTCGGTCTTCCGCCGTTTCTCACCAAGGGCGCCGGAATGTTTTCCGGTCTTATGCTCTGCCAGTACACGGCGGACTCACTGATCGTCGAACAGAGAATCCTGTCAACGCCGGCGTCGATTCATTCGATCCCCGCCGCGGCCGATCAGGAAGATTTCGTTTCGATGGGAATGAACACCGCTATCAAGAACGCGCAGATACTCGATAACGCTTATGGCGTTCTCGGGATTGAATTTCTGGCGGCGGCGCAGGCTCTGGATTTCCGTGAATATAAATTCGGAGATGGCGTCACGAAGGCGAAAGAAGTTGTCAGACGTCATGTCGATTTTCTCGATATCGATCGCCCTCTTTACCCGGATAACACAGCCATGAAAAATCTCGTGAAATCGTGCGAGATTCTCGAAGAGGTTGAGAAGGTGGTCGGTCCGCTCGAGTAA